Below is a window of Nicotiana tabacum cultivar K326 chromosome 19, ASM71507v2, whole genome shotgun sequence DNA.
ATTGCTAACACGGGACAAACTTGCACGTTCATATTAAATTGTTCACCTTTACAAGTCGAGAAGATACTCAATTATTTTGAATTCAACTATTGCgttaatatgataaatcaatatTTTATCTTCTTTAGCGTACATTGCCGTTTTAcataatttcttctttttctacacAAATTTAATTGATTGACACGGTGCAACGTCTGAGAATAGTATTTTATAAATATGTTTGCTTTCGTTAGTTTGGACAAACAAGACACGAGTAAGATTTTTCCAGAATGGAGCTCCCTTCATTTaacttaattttaatttattttattttacgtTTATTGATTGTTTCTTGGAAAGGAAGGTTGTTCCAGGGTGTGTATGCATCAACACGCATTTTACATGCTTAAACATAATATCTCAAATTAGAATATTGAAAACCTTGACTGCCtaataaaatatactatatatgtaCCCTTTTTCTTATCTTATAAGGGGTtgcacattttttttattttttattttggtttttcaTCACGTATCAGGTGTCCGGTATCCGCATTGGAGCCTCGACTATATCATTCGCGCCTAGTAGGGCCCTATTCGGGAGAAAcgctccctaccaaggatttttccatactCATGGCTCGAACTCGAGATTTCTGATTAATGGAGGATCACCTCCATGTTGagagcactagtgttatcacataGTAAGGGCACGCAATCAGAAAACACACCAAAATCTTCCAGCTGCTTCATGATCCACAACAGTTGAGCACAGCAAGAGGCAGTTGCCATATATGCAGCTTCTGCAGTTGAAAGAGCCATTGAGTTTTGTTTTCTTATACCCCATGAGATTAGGCATGAATACAGAAAATGTGCCATGCCAgaagtgcttttcctatccactAGATAACTAGCATAATCAACTTCAGCATATTCGATTAAATCAAAATTATCTCCTaagggatagtagagaaccaggtcctgcgttcctttgagatatctcaagaTTCTCTTGGTAGCCTTCAGATGGGATTCTTTTGGATTAGATTGAAATTTGGCGCACAGTCCCACACTGAAAACGATATCCGGTCTGCTTGCTGTGAGATACATGAGTGACCCAATGATACCTCTATACATGGTCTCATTCACAggtgaaccaggttcatccatgtccagACGAGTGGTAGTGGTAATGGGAGTATCAATGATTTTTGAGCTTTCCATTTCAAATCTCTTCAGAAGCTCTTTGATATACTTCTGCTGACTTATCATTGTGCCCTTAGGAGTTTGCTTGACTTGTAGACTCAAGAAGAAATTCAAttcccccatcatactcatttcaaacttaCTTCCCATAAGCTTTGTGAATTACTCACATAGAGAATCATTTGTTGTACCAAAGATGATGTCGTCAACATAAACTTGCACAATAAGCAAGTTCCTCCCCCGTTTTTTCAGAAATAAGGTATTGTCAATATTTCCTCTTAtaaagccattttctagaagaaatttggacaacctttcataccatgcaCGAGGAGCCTTCTTCAGTCCATATAAGGCCTTGTCGAGTTTAGAAACATGCTCAGGATGCTCATGACATTCGAAGTCAGGTAGTTGCTTGACGAAGACTTCTTATTTTAGGAAGCCATTCAgaaaggcacttttgacatctatTTGTAATAATTTGAAATCCATATAAGATGCAAAGGCAATAAGAATTTTGATGGCCTCCATTCGAGAaactggagcaaaagtttcatcatagtcaatcccttcttcTTGATTGTACCCTTGAACTGCTAGCCTTCCTTTATTCCTTGTTTTGTTcccaaactcatcaagtttgtttatAAATACCCACCTAGTTCCTATGACAGTTCTGTCAGCAGGTCGAGGAACTAGGTGCCACACGATGTTTCTCTCAAATTGATGAAATTCATCTAGCATAGCAGTAATCCAGTCAGCATCTTTCAATGATTCCTTAATATTTTTGGGCTCAACTTAAGAAAGAAACGCCGAGAAGCCAAGTGAATTTCTTGACTTTGTTCTAGTTTGAATCCCGGAGTCAAGATGAGTGATCAAATTTTGAAGAGGATGTAAACTTTTGTGCTTCAAGTTAGATACCTGAATCTCATTGCGAGAGGATCCAGGTACTTCTGAATGTGATCTTTGGTTGACGTGAGATCCGCTTCTCAGCTCAACATCTGGAGTTCTCTGGACAGCATCTACCAGTCTGTTCTCAGCTTCAGTTGTTGTGATTGAGGGACTAGGTTCCTTCACATCAGTTGGAGATACAACTGAACCATCATCATTTGACTCCTTGACATGACTCATCATGTCAGCCTTTCCATTTGCCATGTCGATGACTTATCTAGGAACAGTTGACTGCTCTCCGTCTTGATCCATCTTATCATGTGAATATTTCCCACATAGGTGGTGATATTCATCAAAGATTACATGTAtgctttcctcaacacattgagttcttttgttgtatactttgtaagttttgctttgtgatgaatagcctagaaagattccttcatcacttttggcattAAATTTTCCAAGTGCTTCCTTACCATTGTTGAGAACAAAACATTTGCAGACAAATGTCCTCAAATGTGTTAGCTTGGGCATCCTTCCGTTCAGCAGTTCATATGGGTTTTTGTTCAGGAGGGActtgatcatgcacctgttcatcAAGTAGCACGCAGTGTTgactgcttctgcccagaaactcTTCGCAATGCCAATGTCAATCAACATTGTTCTTGCCATGTCTTCAACAGTCTTATTCttcctctccacaacaccattttgttgaggtgttcttggagctGAAAAATTGTGACTTATGCCATTTTCAGCACAGAATTCGTTGAATTTAGCTTTTTCAAATTCTGTGCCGTGATCAGATCTTATACATGCCACATTATGGCTCATTTTCACCTGGATATTCTTTACAAATACAGCAAATACGGGAAAGGTTTCATCCTTGGCTCTGAGAAAAAGGGTCCaggtgaatctggagtagtcgtCCACTATAACAAagatgtacttctttcctcctttacttggcaccctcataggtccacacagatccatatggaggagatcaagtggccttgaggtactcacttcctttttgggcttgaagGAGGATCTGACTTACTTTCCTTTTTCGCATGCATCACACACCTTATGGTCCTTGAAACTTGACTTGGGAAGGCcgcgaaccaggtccttcttaaCCAATTTGTTCGGCAATGTAAAACTTGCATGACCCAATCTTCTGTGCCATAGCTCAGCATTATCATCAACAATACTCAGACAAGTGATATCCCCATTTTGCAAGGACTCAAAGTCTGCAACATaaatatttttgtatcttttagcCACTAGAACCACTTCACCAGTCAAAAAGTTCGTGACTGTGCAAACTTTTGACACAAACTCAACTTTGTTTCGTTTGTCGCAGATTTGGGAAATAATTAATAGGCTATATTTTAAGTCGTTCacgtagtacacattttcaattgagtgagtgagtgacttcccaatTCTTCctactcccagaatgtatcccttttttACATTGCCAAAGGACACACTCCCTCCTTCCAGGGCTTTGAGTGAAAGAAAATCATTGATGCTTCCAGTCATGTACTTAGAACAgccactatccatataccatTTTTGGCTGCTTCTGCTCACTGCTCCCTGCACAAAAGAATCAAgggttagacttaggaacccaaataagtttgggtcccttgtaatgaggaaaaGGGTGAATCAGGGTTCTTTTGGTCCAAGCAGGCATCACACATTTTTTATATGAGGGGTCAGGTTCTTTAGCAGTAGTTactttttcaacaaaaactttatttttctgttaGGACTGAAATCTAGCTTTACATGTTTCATTAAAATGCCCGGTGTtaccacagtgagtgcaaagccaGTTATCAGGGATAGTAACATACTTGTTGTGAGGGTTGTAATGAGTCTTTTCCCTTTGGAACCTGATTCCTTGTCTGTTTTCCCCATTGTTCTTATACATGGCAATGATAGCATTAGAGGACCAGGTCTACTTGAGTGATTTTTCTAGATCACTCTTAACTCTTCTAGATCTTCCTGAAGTTGTCTGTTTCTCTCAAGTTCAACATACATACTAAATTTCACTGATTTTAGCTCATCTTCAAGCCTAAggtgtgcctcacttgcaacttcctttcccttttgagtGATCT
It encodes the following:
- the LOC142173554 gene encoding secreted RxLR effector protein 161-like, which produces MGELNFFLSLQVKQTPKGTMISQQKYIKELLKRFEMESSKIIDTPITTTTRLDMDEPGSPVNETMYRGIIGSLMYLTASRPDIVFSVGLCAKFQSNPKESHLKATKRILRYLKGTQDLVLYYPLGDNFDLIEYAEVDYASYLVDRKSTSGMAHFLYSCLISWGIRKQNSMALSTAEAAYMATASCCAQLLWIMKQLEDFGVFSDCVPLLCDNTSALNMEVILH